One Helianthus annuus cultivar XRQ/B chromosome 7, HanXRQr2.0-SUNRISE, whole genome shotgun sequence genomic region harbors:
- the LOC110866477 gene encoding protein FAR1-RELATED SEQUENCE 5-like, whose product MTFDTVNNAFLFYQKYAMASGFTARKSSQYTHHGVIKSKWFVCSKEGTKPFKAIDTSKKIDTSNNGSKRKSVRRVPSIRTGCKAHRHLLTSNRGMNYMQEQVVNALSALNIGPVKAFNIMRTLYGGFDKVGATKNDFKNFKRDLNRYISEFDADMMIKRLLRKKEYMPNFSMEYITDENGVLRGLFWADEDAKRNFSVFGDVVSFDATYRRNKYNMMFVPFTGIDNHNRNVTLGAAIIGNETAETYSWLLNVFRQAFGCAPPVIVTDQDPAMKKAIEDTWPESRHRLCMWHIMDKLSAKVGASICNNTDFKKRLCAIVWTDSIIPVKFESEWATIINDFNLVDHEWLQSLYQIRDTWIPTYYREEVMSGLMRTSSRSESENHFFGQFCNPGCTLVEFLGHFDSAIEAQRHEHRKNDHDTRNTNAEIWAEDFVLEDQASRIYTRTIFFDQQLEIQNGIQRCAIGKWEDIGDFVNFFVKDWEQPCTTFFEVMMREADMTVYCTCKRFEQFGLLCSHIFCVLRMLDNREFPQRYILRRWTREAVPNSAPGAILGINEIEDRYNEVNRVVREITYSTESVINQLVTNFDALCSFRDHVVNYFKTADESVVNAPPKSRRERFAEITGNTKPSEATVRVPIGTRFKGMGKPKRMKSKREIAVSQLGKKRRQCQNCFRYGHNRRSCKNPTRTKEQAMAKDHGEEADEVDEEEDEWEEVEEDMDEQDEDALDEEDGEEE is encoded by the exons ATGACCTTTGACACAGTGAACAACGCATTCCTCTTTTATCAGAAGTATGCAATGGCTTCAGGCTTCACTGCCAGGAAGTCTTCCCAATACACACATCATGGTGTTATAAAATCTAAATGGTTTGTTTGCTCCAAGGAGGGGACTAAACCTTTTAAGGCGATCGATACATCTAAAAAGATTGACACCTCAAATAATGGGTCAAAGAGGAAATCTGTTCGACGTGTTCCTTCTATAAGGACTGGGTGCAAAGCAC ataggcATCTACTCACCTCTAACCGAGGTATGAACTATATGCAAGAGCAAGTCGTTAACGCGTTGAGTGCCTTGAACATTGGCCCTGTGAAAGCGTTTAATATCATGAGGACATTGTATGGTGGGTTTGACAAGGTTGGGGCAACCAAAAACGATTTTAAAAATTTCAAGCGAGACCTGAACAGGTATATATCGGAGTTTGATGCTGATATGATGATTAAACGGCTTTTGAGGAAGAAAGAGTACATGCCTAACTTTTCAATGGAGTATATAACAGACGAGAATGGAGTTTTAAGGGGTTTGTTTTGGGCAGATGAAGATGCCAAAAGGAATTTTTCTGTGTTTGGTGATGTTGTTTCATTTGATGCCACATATCGTCGTAACAA GTACAACATGATGTTTGTTCCATTTACCGGCATCGACAATCACAATCGCAATgttactcttggtgctgctataATAGGAAACGAAACTGCTGAAACTTACAGTTGGTTGCTAAATGTGTTTCGTCAAGCATTTGGCTGTGCCCCTCCGGTGATTGTCACCGACCAAGACCCAGCCATGAAGAAGGCTATCGAAGATACATGGCCCGAGAGTAGACATAGGCTATGCATGTGGCACATCATGGACAAGCTTTCTGCTAAG GTTGGTGCTTCAATCTGCAATAATACAGATTTCAAAAAGAGGCTGTGTGCCATTGTGTGGACCGATTCAATTATACCAGTTAAGTTTGAAAGTGAGTGGGCTACCATAATAAACGATTTTAACTTGGTTGATCATGAGTGGCTGCAGTCACTTTACCAAATCAGGGATACTTGGATACCAACTTATTATCGTGAGGAGGTCATGTCCGGGCTTATGCGTACTTCTTCTCGTTCCGAGAGCGAGAACCATTTCTTTGGACAGTTCTGTAACCCGGGTTGCACACTTGTCGAATTTCTCGGGCATTTTGATTCTGCTATTGAAGCTCAGAGACACGAGCACAGGAAGAATGACCATGACACCAGAAATACAAACGCTGAAATATGGGCTGAAGACTTTGTTTTGGAGGATCAAGCGTCCAGGATATACACACGCACTATATTTTTTGACCAGCAGTTGGAGATACAAAACGGTATACAAAGATGTGCTATCGGAAAGTGGGAAGACATTGGTGACTTCGTTAACTTTTTTGTGAAGGACTGGGAACAACCATGCACTACTTTCTTCGAG GTTATGATGCGGGAGGCCGACATGACTGTGTATTGTACATGCAAAAGATTTGAACAGTTTGGGTTGTTGTGCTCACACATCTTTTGTGTGCTAAGGATGCTTGACAATAGGGAGTTTCCACAACGCTATATATTACGACGTTGGACTCGGGAGGCTGTTCCAAATAGTGCCCCTGGTGCTATTCTAGGTATCAATGAGATTGAGGATCGTTATAATGAAGTTAACCGTGTTGTACGTGAGATCACATATTCTACAGAGTCGGTTATTAATCAGCTTGTCACCAACTTTGATGCGCTATGCTCGTTCAGGGATCATGTTGTTAATTATTTCAAAACTGCTGATGAGTCTGTTGTCAATGCTCCACCTAAGAGCCGTCGTGAAAGGTTTGCAGAAATTACTGGTAACACAAAACCATCAGAAGCAACCGTTCGTGTTCCCATTGGAACAAGATTCAAAGGTATGGGTAAGCCTAAACGGATGAAGTCCAAACGTGAAATTGCAGTAAGTCAGTTGGGTAAAAAGCGCCGTCAATGTCAAAACTGTTTTAGATACGGTCATAACAGACGTTCTTGCAAAAACCCTACCCGGACTAAAGAACAAGCTATGGCCAAGGATCACGGTGAAGAAGCTGATGAAGTCGACGAGGAGGAAGATGAATGGGAGGAAGTTGAAGAAGATATGGATGAACAAGATGAGGATGCATTAGACGAGGAGGATGGGGAAGAGGAGTAG